The following proteins are co-located in the Syngnathus scovelli strain Florida chromosome 5, RoL_Ssco_1.2, whole genome shotgun sequence genome:
- the pnpla6 gene encoding patatin-like phospholipase domain-containing protein 6 isoform X4, whose amino-acid sequence MGQSTSEQEVQTDGSEDKFNDIKSFVEEELQTSMMMGVVLGAGVAIVLIAILIFFILRRIHLRNLEAQEAPKYRFRKRDKVMFYGRKIMRKVSQSTSSLVGTSSTSRPRLKKKQKMLNIAKKILRFKKEVPTLQAKEPPPSVLEADLTEFDVANSHLPSEVLYMLKNVRVLGHFEKPLFLELCKHMVFVQFQQGEYVFRPGQPDSSIYVVQDGKLELCLTGMDGKENVVKEVFPGDSVHSLLSILDVITGHQKPYRTVLARAAEVSTVLRLPVEAFLSIFEKYPESLVRVVQIIMVRLQRVTVLALHNYLGLTNELFSHELHPSRQLPPSPHPTRTSPIRHGKRFGSLTVPEEQREAAIKGDQAKDGATLSRTISMPVDISGIQKGLRSDFDMAYERGRISVSAEDGNTPPNFTRSVSQDQREKKVTVDEVPSGIYLYPEEEAGLDNIFTAVTCRSSSALFEEAQKEVLKLMRIEDPSLLNGKVTLHHAKAGAVLARQGDQDVSLHFVLSGCLHVYQRMINKQEAVCLFVTHPGEMVGQLAVLTGEPLIFTIKAIRDCTYLKISKSDFYEIMREQPSVVLSAAHTVAIRMSPFVRQMDFAIDWMAVEAGRALYRQDDQSDCTYIVLNGRLRSVIRKANGKKELVGEYGRGDLIGVVEALTRQPRATTVHAVRDTELVKLPEGTLNNIKRRYPQVVTRLIHLLGQKILGNLQQGRGPFSGSTLSLPSMTTSADVTNPASNLSTVAVLPVCDDVPINAFNLELSHALSAIGPTLLLTSDIIRERLGASALDSIHEYRLSGWLAQQEDINRIVLYQTDNSMTPWTQRCIRQADCILIVGLGDQEPTVGELEQMLENTAVRALKQLILLHREDSPGPSRTVEWLNMRSWCSGHLHLKCPRRVFSRRSPGKLREVYEKVFEKTADRHSDFSRLARELTGNSIALVLGGGGARGCSHVGLIKAMEEAGIPIDIIGGTSIGSFIGALYAEERSAVRTKQRAREWSKAMNSVFKTVLDLTYPITSMFSGSAFNTSIYKVFQDKQAEDLWLPYFNVTTDITASAMRVHQDADIARNMGAKTVIAIDVGSQDETDLCNYGDSLSGWWLLWKRINPWAEKVKVPDMAEIQSRLAYVSCVRQLEVVKKSAYCEYIRPPIDRFKTMDFGKFDEIYDVGFQHGKLVFTGWARGDIIQNMLRDHRSADYNDSKRVDSCTCQGADFTDLAEIVSRIEPVQNYVSAEAEESDCLTEYEEDGMDTVREEERQEEEDEAEDPEDQSPGEWGPNGIFQSDEEKSVRQRRKFTSDASEISDC is encoded by the exons ATGGGACAAAGTACCTCGGAACAAGAGGTCCAAACAGATGGCTCAGAG GACAAGTTTAATGACATCAAGAGTTTTGTGGAGGAGGAACTACAGACCAGCATG ATGATGGGGGTCGTGCTTGGTGCTGGTGTTGCCATAGTCCTCATAGccatcctcatcttcttcatccTGCGGCGGATCCACCTAAGAA ACCTAGAAGCACAGGAGGCGCCCAAGTACCGTTTTCGTAAGAGGGACAAAGTTATGTTCTATGGGCGAAAGATCATGCGTAAA GTCTCCCAGTCTACCTCCTCCCTGGTGGGTACATCCTCCACCTCTCGACCACGCCTGAAAAAGAAGCAGAAGATGCTCAACATTGCCAAAAA GATCCTGCGCTTTAAGAAGGAAGTGCCTACATTGCAGGCCAAGGAACCTCCTCCCTCCGTGCTGGAGGCAGATCTTACTGAATTTGACGTGGCCAACTCTCACCTTCCTTCTGAGGTGCTTTATATGCTTAAAAATGTCCG TGTGCTGGGCCACTTTGAGAAGCCCCTCTTTCTAGAACTCTGCAAGCACATGGTGTTTGTACAATTCCAGCAAGGGGAGTACGTCTTCAGGCCGGGCCAGCCAGACAGCAGCATCTACGTGGTTCAAGATGGAAAACTAGAACTGTGCCTTACTGGAATG GATGGCAAAGAAAATGTGGTGAAGGAGGTTTTCCCTGGAGACAGTGTCCACAGCCTCCTTAGTATTCTGGATGTTATCACG ggCCACCAGAAGCCTTACAGAACAGTGTTGGCACGAGCCGCCGAGGTCTCCACTGTTCTTCGTTTACCAGTAGAGGCCTTCCTGTCTATATTTGAGAAGTATCCCGAGAGCCTGGTGCGAGTAGTACAG ATTATCATGGTTCGTCTCCAGAGAGTTACAGTCTTAGCCCTTCACAACTACCTGGGCCTAACAAATGAGCTCTTCAGCCAT GAATTGCATCCCTCACGTCAGCTGCCTCCGTCTCCCCACCCGACCCGCACCAGTCCTATCCGCCACGGCAAGCGCTTTGGCAGTCTGACAGTGCCTGAGGAACAACGCGAAGCTGCCATAAAAG GAGATCAAGCCAAGGATGGCGCTACTCTTAGTCGGACCATCTCCATGCCTGTGGATATTTCTG GTATTCAGAAAGGTCTGAGATCAGACTTTGACATGGCATATGAAAGGGGACGGATTTCTGTGTCTGCAGAAGATGGCAACACCCCACCCAACTTTACTCGG TCTGTTTCCCAAGACCAGCGGGAGAAGAAGGTGACCGTGGATGAGGTTCCCTCAGGGATTTACCTCTATCCAGAAGAAGAGGCAGGGCTGGATAATATTTTCACAGCTGTAACCTGTCGATCCAGTTCAGCATTGTTTGAGGAAGCTCAGAAAGAGGTCCTTAAACTTATGAGGATTGAG GACCCTTCTCTGTTGAATGGGAAAGTTACTTTACATCATGCTAAAGCTGGAGCTGTCTTGGCCAGACAGGGAGACCAG GATGTGAGTCTGCACTTTGTTCTGTCCGGATGCCTGCATGTCTATCAGCGGATGATAAATAAGCAAGAAGCCGTCTGCCTGTTTGTGACCCACCCAGGGGAAATGGTGGGACAGCTCGCCGTGCTTACTGGAGAGCCTCTTATTTTCACCATCAAGGCCATTCGAGACTGTACTTACCTCAAGATATCAAAATCTGATTTCTATGA GATTATGAGGGAGCAGCCCAGTGTGGTGTTGAGCGCAGCGCACACTGTGGCCATCCGGATGTCCCCCTTTGTCAGACAGATGGACTTTGCTATTGACTGGATGGCTGTGGAAGCGGGTAGAGCCCTCTACAG ACAGGACGATCAGTCAGACTGTACGTATATTGTTCTGAATGGACGTCTGCGTTCGGTCATCCGCAAGGCAAACGGCAAGAAAGAACTCGTGGGGGAATATGGAAGAGGAGACCTTATCGGAGTG GTGGAGGCATTGACCAGACAGCCACGAGCCACCACTGTGCATGCTGTAAGAGACACTGAACTGGTAAAGCTGCCTGAAGGAACACTCAACAACATCAAAAGAAGATATCCTCAG GTGGTGACGAGGCTGATCCACCTATTAGGACAGAAAATTCTGGGAAACCTCCAGCAGGGTCGAGGTCCATTCTCAG GCTCAACCTTGAGTCTACCCAGTATGACCACCAGTGCTGATGTAACCAATCCTGCTAGCAACCTCTCCACAGTAGCTGTGCTGCCAGTATGTGATGACGTGCCAATCAATGCGTTCAATCTGGAGCTCAGCCATGCCCTCAGTGCCATTG ggccaactttgctgttgaccAGTGACATAATCAGAGAGCGGCTTGGAGCATCCGCTTTGGACAG CATCCATGAGTACCGCTTGTCCGGCTGGCTGGCCCAACAGGAGGACATCAATCGAATTGTCTTGTACCAGACTGACAACAGCATGACCCCATGGACTCAGCGGTGCATTCGGCAGGCAGACTGCATCCTTATTGTTGGCCTGGGAGACCAGGAACCTACCGTTGGGGAG TTGGAGCAGATGCTGGAGAACACTGCAGTCCGTGCATTGAAACAGCTGATCCTTCTTCACAGAGAGGATAGCCCAGGTCCTTCCAGGACAGTCGAGTGGCTAAACATGCGTAGTTGGTGCTCGGGGCATCTTCACCTGAAGTGTCCTCGCAGGGTCTTTTCCAGACGTAGCCCCGGCAAACTG AGAGAAGTTTATGAAAAGGTTTTTGAGAAAACAGCAGATAGACACAGTGATTTTTCTCGGCTGGCCCGAGAGCTAACCGGAAACAGTATCGCCCTTGTGCTGGGAGGAGGCGGAGCAAG AGGTTGTTCTCACGTGGGTCTCATTAAAGCCATGGAAGAAGCAGGGATTCCCATTGACATCATTGGCGGAACATCCATTGGATCATTCATTGGTGCGTTGTACGCTGAAGAGAGGAGTGCCGTTAGAACTAAGCAGAGAGCCAGAGAGTGGTCAAAG GCCATGAACTCAGTATTCAAAACAGTGCTGGACCTGACCTATCCCATCACCTCCATGTTTTCTGGCTCTGCATTCAATACCAGCATCTACAAAGTTTTTCAGGACAAACAAGCTGAG GATTTGTGGTTGCCGTATTTTAACGTCACCACAGATATCACCGCATCCGCCATGCGTGTTCATCAAGATG CGGATATTGCTAGGAACATGGGCGCCAAAACAGTCATTGCCATCGACGTGGGCAGTCAGGACGAGACGGACCTCTGTAACTATGGCGACTCCCTGTCTGGCTGGTGGTTGCTGTGGAAACGAATCAATCCTTGGGCTGAAAAAGTCAAG GTCCCAGACATGGCAGAGATCCAGTCTCGGCTTGCCTATGTGTCTTGTGTGCGGCAACTCGAGGTGGTCAAGAAAAGTGCTTATTGCGAGTACATAAGACCGCCCATCGATCGGTTCAAGACCATGGACTTTGGCAAGTTTGACGAGATTTAT GACGTGGGCTTCCAGCACGGTAAACTGGTGTTCACTGGCTGGGCCCGAGGTGACATCATTCAAAATATGCTAAGGGACCACCGATCGGCCGACTACAACGACAGCAAAAGAGTTGAT TCATGCACATGTCAAGGAGCCGACTTCACAGACCTTGCAGAGATTGTATCCAGGATCGAGCCAGTCCAAAACTACGTTTCTGCTGAGG CGGAGGAGTCGGACTGTCTGACAGAGTATGAGGAGGATGGGATGGACACTGTGAGAGAAGAAGAAAgacaggaggaggaagacgaggcaGAAGACCCAGAGGACCAGTCCCCTGGAGAGTGGGGACCAAATGGAATCTTCCAGAGT GATGAGGAGAAATCTGTGAGGCAGCGTAGGAAATTCACCAGTGACGCCTCAGAAATCTCAGACTGCTGA
- the pnpla6 gene encoding patatin-like phospholipase domain-containing protein 6 isoform X1 — protein sequence MGQSTSEQEVQTDGSEDKFNDIKSFVEEELQTSMMMGVVLGAGVAIVLIAILIFFILRRIHLRNLEAQEAPKYRFRKRDKVMFYGRKIMRKVSQSTSSLVGTSSTSRPRLKKKQKMLNIAKKILRFKKEVPTLQAKEPPPSVLEADLTEFDVANSHLPSEVLYMLKNVRVLGHFEKPLFLELCKHMVFVQFQQGEYVFRPGQPDSSIYVVQDGKLELCLTGMDGKENVVKEVFPGDSVHSLLSILDVITGHQKPYRTVLARAAEVSTVLRLPVEAFLSIFEKYPESLVRVVQIIMVRLQRVTVLALHNYLGLTNELFSHELHPSRQLPPSPHPTRTSPIRHGKRFGSLTVPEEQREAAIKGDQAKDGATLSRTISMPVDISGIQKGLRSDFDMAYERGRISVSAEDGNTPPNFTRSVSQDQREKKVTVDEVPSGIYLYPEEEAGLDNIFTAVTCRSSSALFEEAQKEVLKLMRIEDPSLLNGKVTLHHAKAGAVLARQGDQDVSLHFVLSGCLHVYQRMINKQEAVCLFVTHPGEMVGQLAVLTGEPLIFTIKAIRDCTYLKISKSDFYEIMREQPSVVLSAAHTVAIRMSPFVRQMDFAIDWMAVEAGRALYRQDDQSDCTYIVLNGRLRSVIRKANGKKELVGEYGRGDLIGVVEALTRQPRATTVHAVRDTELVKLPEGTLNNIKRRYPQVVTRLIHLLGQKILGNLQQGRGPFSGSTLSLPSMTTSADVTNPASNLSTVAVLPVCDDVPINAFNLELSHALSAIGPTLLLTSDIIRERLGASALDSIHEYRLSGWLAQQEDINRIVLYQTDNSMTPWTQRCIRQADCILIVGLGDQEPTVGELEQMLENTAVRALKQLILLHREDSPGPSRTVEWLNMRSWCSGHLHLKCPRRVFSRRSPGKLREVYEKVFEKTADRHSDFSRLARELTGNSIALVLGGGGARGCSHVGLIKAMEEAGIPIDIIGGTSIGSFIGALYAEERSAVRTKQRAREWSKAMNSVFKTVLDLTYPITSMFSGSAFNTSIYKVFQDKQAEDLWLPYFNVTTDITASAMRVHQDGCVWRYVRASASYTPYLPPLCDPKDGHLLVDGCYVNNVPGSLWRYVRASMTLSGYLPPLCDPKDGNLLMDGGYINNLPADIARNMGAKTVIAIDVGSQDETDLCNYGDSLSGWWLLWKRINPWAEKVKVPDMAEIQSRLAYVSCVRQLEVVKKSAYCEYIRPPIDRFKTMDFGKFDEIYDVGFQHGKLVFTGWARGDIIQNMLRDHRSADYNDSKRVDSCTCQGADFTDLAEIVSRIEPVQNYVSAEAEESDCLTEYEEDGMDTVREEERQEEEDEAEDPEDQSPGEWGPNGIFQSDEEKSVRQRRKFTSDASEISDC from the exons ATGGGACAAAGTACCTCGGAACAAGAGGTCCAAACAGATGGCTCAGAG GACAAGTTTAATGACATCAAGAGTTTTGTGGAGGAGGAACTACAGACCAGCATG ATGATGGGGGTCGTGCTTGGTGCTGGTGTTGCCATAGTCCTCATAGccatcctcatcttcttcatccTGCGGCGGATCCACCTAAGAA ACCTAGAAGCACAGGAGGCGCCCAAGTACCGTTTTCGTAAGAGGGACAAAGTTATGTTCTATGGGCGAAAGATCATGCGTAAA GTCTCCCAGTCTACCTCCTCCCTGGTGGGTACATCCTCCACCTCTCGACCACGCCTGAAAAAGAAGCAGAAGATGCTCAACATTGCCAAAAA GATCCTGCGCTTTAAGAAGGAAGTGCCTACATTGCAGGCCAAGGAACCTCCTCCCTCCGTGCTGGAGGCAGATCTTACTGAATTTGACGTGGCCAACTCTCACCTTCCTTCTGAGGTGCTTTATATGCTTAAAAATGTCCG TGTGCTGGGCCACTTTGAGAAGCCCCTCTTTCTAGAACTCTGCAAGCACATGGTGTTTGTACAATTCCAGCAAGGGGAGTACGTCTTCAGGCCGGGCCAGCCAGACAGCAGCATCTACGTGGTTCAAGATGGAAAACTAGAACTGTGCCTTACTGGAATG GATGGCAAAGAAAATGTGGTGAAGGAGGTTTTCCCTGGAGACAGTGTCCACAGCCTCCTTAGTATTCTGGATGTTATCACG ggCCACCAGAAGCCTTACAGAACAGTGTTGGCACGAGCCGCCGAGGTCTCCACTGTTCTTCGTTTACCAGTAGAGGCCTTCCTGTCTATATTTGAGAAGTATCCCGAGAGCCTGGTGCGAGTAGTACAG ATTATCATGGTTCGTCTCCAGAGAGTTACAGTCTTAGCCCTTCACAACTACCTGGGCCTAACAAATGAGCTCTTCAGCCAT GAATTGCATCCCTCACGTCAGCTGCCTCCGTCTCCCCACCCGACCCGCACCAGTCCTATCCGCCACGGCAAGCGCTTTGGCAGTCTGACAGTGCCTGAGGAACAACGCGAAGCTGCCATAAAAG GAGATCAAGCCAAGGATGGCGCTACTCTTAGTCGGACCATCTCCATGCCTGTGGATATTTCTG GTATTCAGAAAGGTCTGAGATCAGACTTTGACATGGCATATGAAAGGGGACGGATTTCTGTGTCTGCAGAAGATGGCAACACCCCACCCAACTTTACTCGG TCTGTTTCCCAAGACCAGCGGGAGAAGAAGGTGACCGTGGATGAGGTTCCCTCAGGGATTTACCTCTATCCAGAAGAAGAGGCAGGGCTGGATAATATTTTCACAGCTGTAACCTGTCGATCCAGTTCAGCATTGTTTGAGGAAGCTCAGAAAGAGGTCCTTAAACTTATGAGGATTGAG GACCCTTCTCTGTTGAATGGGAAAGTTACTTTACATCATGCTAAAGCTGGAGCTGTCTTGGCCAGACAGGGAGACCAG GATGTGAGTCTGCACTTTGTTCTGTCCGGATGCCTGCATGTCTATCAGCGGATGATAAATAAGCAAGAAGCCGTCTGCCTGTTTGTGACCCACCCAGGGGAAATGGTGGGACAGCTCGCCGTGCTTACTGGAGAGCCTCTTATTTTCACCATCAAGGCCATTCGAGACTGTACTTACCTCAAGATATCAAAATCTGATTTCTATGA GATTATGAGGGAGCAGCCCAGTGTGGTGTTGAGCGCAGCGCACACTGTGGCCATCCGGATGTCCCCCTTTGTCAGACAGATGGACTTTGCTATTGACTGGATGGCTGTGGAAGCGGGTAGAGCCCTCTACAG ACAGGACGATCAGTCAGACTGTACGTATATTGTTCTGAATGGACGTCTGCGTTCGGTCATCCGCAAGGCAAACGGCAAGAAAGAACTCGTGGGGGAATATGGAAGAGGAGACCTTATCGGAGTG GTGGAGGCATTGACCAGACAGCCACGAGCCACCACTGTGCATGCTGTAAGAGACACTGAACTGGTAAAGCTGCCTGAAGGAACACTCAACAACATCAAAAGAAGATATCCTCAG GTGGTGACGAGGCTGATCCACCTATTAGGACAGAAAATTCTGGGAAACCTCCAGCAGGGTCGAGGTCCATTCTCAG GCTCAACCTTGAGTCTACCCAGTATGACCACCAGTGCTGATGTAACCAATCCTGCTAGCAACCTCTCCACAGTAGCTGTGCTGCCAGTATGTGATGACGTGCCAATCAATGCGTTCAATCTGGAGCTCAGCCATGCCCTCAGTGCCATTG ggccaactttgctgttgaccAGTGACATAATCAGAGAGCGGCTTGGAGCATCCGCTTTGGACAG CATCCATGAGTACCGCTTGTCCGGCTGGCTGGCCCAACAGGAGGACATCAATCGAATTGTCTTGTACCAGACTGACAACAGCATGACCCCATGGACTCAGCGGTGCATTCGGCAGGCAGACTGCATCCTTATTGTTGGCCTGGGAGACCAGGAACCTACCGTTGGGGAG TTGGAGCAGATGCTGGAGAACACTGCAGTCCGTGCATTGAAACAGCTGATCCTTCTTCACAGAGAGGATAGCCCAGGTCCTTCCAGGACAGTCGAGTGGCTAAACATGCGTAGTTGGTGCTCGGGGCATCTTCACCTGAAGTGTCCTCGCAGGGTCTTTTCCAGACGTAGCCCCGGCAAACTG AGAGAAGTTTATGAAAAGGTTTTTGAGAAAACAGCAGATAGACACAGTGATTTTTCTCGGCTGGCCCGAGAGCTAACCGGAAACAGTATCGCCCTTGTGCTGGGAGGAGGCGGAGCAAG AGGTTGTTCTCACGTGGGTCTCATTAAAGCCATGGAAGAAGCAGGGATTCCCATTGACATCATTGGCGGAACATCCATTGGATCATTCATTGGTGCGTTGTACGCTGAAGAGAGGAGTGCCGTTAGAACTAAGCAGAGAGCCAGAGAGTGGTCAAAG GCCATGAACTCAGTATTCAAAACAGTGCTGGACCTGACCTATCCCATCACCTCCATGTTTTCTGGCTCTGCATTCAATACCAGCATCTACAAAGTTTTTCAGGACAAACAAGCTGAG GATTTGTGGTTGCCGTATTTTAACGTCACCACAGATATCACCGCATCCGCCATGCGTGTTCATCAAGATG GTTGCGTCTGGCGGTATGTTAGAGCCAGCGCGTCCTACACCCCCTATTTACCTCCCCTCTGCGACCCCAAGGATGGCCACTTGCTTGTGGATGGTTGCTATGTAAACAATGTCCCAG GCTCTCTGTGGCGCTATGTGCGGGCGAGCATGACCCTATCGGGGTACCTGCCGCCTCTCTGCGACCCCAAAGATGGGAACTTGCTTATGGATGGTGGCTACATCAACAACCTGCCAG CGGATATTGCTAGGAACATGGGCGCCAAAACAGTCATTGCCATCGACGTGGGCAGTCAGGACGAGACGGACCTCTGTAACTATGGCGACTCCCTGTCTGGCTGGTGGTTGCTGTGGAAACGAATCAATCCTTGGGCTGAAAAAGTCAAG GTCCCAGACATGGCAGAGATCCAGTCTCGGCTTGCCTATGTGTCTTGTGTGCGGCAACTCGAGGTGGTCAAGAAAAGTGCTTATTGCGAGTACATAAGACCGCCCATCGATCGGTTCAAGACCATGGACTTTGGCAAGTTTGACGAGATTTAT GACGTGGGCTTCCAGCACGGTAAACTGGTGTTCACTGGCTGGGCCCGAGGTGACATCATTCAAAATATGCTAAGGGACCACCGATCGGCCGACTACAACGACAGCAAAAGAGTTGAT TCATGCACATGTCAAGGAGCCGACTTCACAGACCTTGCAGAGATTGTATCCAGGATCGAGCCAGTCCAAAACTACGTTTCTGCTGAGG CGGAGGAGTCGGACTGTCTGACAGAGTATGAGGAGGATGGGATGGACACTGTGAGAGAAGAAGAAAgacaggaggaggaagacgaggcaGAAGACCCAGAGGACCAGTCCCCTGGAGAGTGGGGACCAAATGGAATCTTCCAGAGT GATGAGGAGAAATCTGTGAGGCAGCGTAGGAAATTCACCAGTGACGCCTCAGAAATCTCAGACTGCTGA